Proteins encoded together in one Shumkonia mesophila window:
- a CDS encoding ABC transporter ATP-binding protein: MTDAAKTPALSVRGVSGGYGAAIVVKNVDLIVPEGRVVAVLGKNGMGKTTLLKMIMGFLPLHQGDVHLFGSRIDGEPPYLIARRNIAFCPQEQPLFQDLTVGENLRLGLFDDDAFEAKLAKVGVHFPFLPERLRQRAGTLSGGEQKMLIVARGLMASPRIMLIDEITEGLQPSVIERLAHVLAEQRRTEGTAILLIEQHVTFALAIADEYAVLNQGEFVDRGPANTADAAERINRHLSI, translated from the coding sequence ATGACGGACGCGGCCAAGACCCCGGCGCTCTCCGTCCGCGGCGTCAGCGGCGGCTATGGCGCGGCGATCGTCGTCAAGAACGTCGACCTCATCGTGCCGGAAGGGCGGGTCGTCGCCGTGCTGGGCAAGAACGGCATGGGCAAGACCACCCTTTTGAAGATGATCATGGGCTTCCTGCCCCTTCATCAGGGCGATGTCCATCTGTTCGGCTCGCGGATCGATGGCGAGCCTCCCTATCTGATCGCGCGCCGCAATATCGCCTTCTGCCCTCAGGAACAGCCGCTGTTCCAGGACCTGACGGTCGGCGAGAACCTGCGCCTGGGCCTCTTTGACGACGACGCCTTCGAGGCGAAGCTGGCAAAGGTCGGGGTCCATTTCCCGTTCCTGCCCGAGCGCCTGCGCCAACGGGCCGGAACGCTGAGCGGCGGCGAGCAGAAGATGCTGATCGTCGCCCGTGGCCTGATGGCTTCCCCCCGGATCATGCTGATCGACGAGATCACCGAGGGACTGCAACCCTCGGTCATCGAGCGGCTGGCCCATGTGCTGGCCGAACAGCGGCGGACCGAGGGTACGGCGATCCTGCTGATCGAGCAGCACGTGACCTTCGCGCTCGCCATCGCCGACGAATACGCGGTCCTCAATCAGGGTGAGTTCGTCGACCGCGGGCCAGCCAACACCGCCGACGCCGCCGAGCGCATCAACCGTCATCTCAGCATTTGA
- a CDS encoding DUF1028 domain-containing protein — protein MTKPLVGTFSIVARCPQSDQLGIAISTAIPAVGSMCPFIRPGVGAVTTQSWVNPYLAIDILDRLARGEAVGTALEATLADDPDRSLRQVGVVGIDGTAASWTGEGCTPAHGHLKGEGYAIQGNMLAGAETLAAMEAAFLASDGEDLAERLVGALEAGQAAGGDKRGKQSAALLIHGLEAYPDLDLRVDEHAAPVAELRRVFTVARRQLQPFLASMPKRHGRTVPLSDADKAQILATPAQRGGPSSGNRRAELEAVYEPIRREIEKLRSLDVTDFHPAVVFDPRIGLPRRRNTDE, from the coding sequence GTGACCAAGCCCCTTGTCGGCACCTTTTCGATCGTCGCCCGCTGTCCGCAAAGCGACCAACTCGGCATCGCCATCAGCACAGCCATTCCGGCGGTCGGATCGATGTGCCCGTTCATTCGCCCCGGCGTGGGCGCGGTCACCACCCAGTCGTGGGTCAACCCCTACCTGGCCATCGACATCCTCGACCGCCTGGCGCGGGGCGAGGCGGTCGGAACGGCGCTTGAGGCCACGCTGGCCGACGACCCCGACCGTTCCCTTCGCCAAGTCGGCGTTGTCGGTATTGACGGAACCGCCGCCAGTTGGACCGGCGAAGGGTGCACGCCGGCCCATGGTCATCTCAAGGGCGAAGGGTACGCGATCCAGGGCAACATGCTGGCAGGAGCCGAAACCCTGGCCGCCATGGAAGCCGCCTTCCTGGCGAGCGACGGAGAAGACCTGGCCGAACGGCTGGTCGGCGCGCTGGAAGCCGGCCAGGCAGCCGGCGGCGACAAGCGGGGCAAGCAATCCGCCGCGTTGCTGATCCACGGCCTCGAGGCCTATCCGGATCTCGACCTGCGCGTCGACGAACATGCGGCGCCGGTGGCCGAACTCAGGCGCGTGTTCACCGTCGCCCGGCGCCAGCTTCAACCCTTCCTCGCCAGCATGCCCAAGCGCCATGGCCGCACCGTGCCCCTGAGCGACGCCGACAAGGCGCAGATCCTGGCCACACCCGCCCAGCGGGGCGGACCGTCGAGCGGCAACCGGCGGGCGGAACTGGAAGCTGTCTACGAGCCCATCCGCAGGGAGATCGAGAAGCTGCGCTCGCTCGACGTCACCGACTTCCATCCCGCCGTGGTCTTCGATCCGCGGATCGGCCTGCCCCGCCGGAGGAATACCGATGAGTGA